A region of the Hypomesus transpacificus isolate Combined female unplaced genomic scaffold, fHypTra1 scaffold_160, whole genome shotgun sequence genome:
CAAGTCTTCCACACGGATGCTTTGGGGGATACAGAGTTCAGCGCTTAACTTAACTGTCTGATTAATGATTTGACCTTCAATGCGGGGCTATGGAATAAAAAATCTATTTCATATTTAGTTTGTTATAACATTTATAATCGTATTTATATATGTAACTTGTATATCATTTTAGAGGTTTAATTCAAGTATAATCCGATTTAAATTCACAAcgtcatttattttttatttacctcGTTCGGTGTGGTAGCACCGTTGTTCACCGATGCACTCCGGTTTTGCGCACTCCATGCCAGGTTGTCTGCCCCCTTTGCCTCATTGTTTCTCGGGGTGCTTCCTGGGCTGCACGGCTTTAAGAACATGAAGTCACTTTTGGCTGACTCGGGGGTTAGACACACTTTATAGCAGTATGCTTGGGAGAGGGTACTGTTGCCGTTCACCTCCATACAGTTAGTTGGCACTTTAGTTCCGGAGGATATCTGCAGGTTTAGATTTGATTTCTTGAAAACCTCAGGAGGTGGTTCAGGCTGGAAGCCcccgcagcagcagcaggcaaACGGGGGGAGGTTATACCCACTAAtggtctctctgtccttgtagCACTTGACCGCGGCCAGCACGATAATAGCCACCAGGAAAATTAGCGAGATGGTGCTCAGTGACACGATCAAGTACAGGGCAAGGTTGGAGGGGGGCTGCGGGCTGAGTGTGAGGTCGCCAAAGTCTGACAGCGACTCAGGCACGCTGTCGAccacagagaggaggatggagacagtGGCTGAGAGCGGCGGCTGGCCGTTGTCCTTCACCAGGATGACAAGTCTCTGCCTCATAGCGTCTTTATCTACCAACCGGCGAATAGTCCTGATTTCTCCCGTGTAGAGGGCAACGCTGAACAGACCGGGGTCGGTAGCTTGCAGCACTTGGTAGGACAGGCGGGAGTTCTGTCCTGCGTCCGCGTCCAAAGCCGTGATTTTAGCAACCAAGTAACCCGCGTCCACTGACCGCGGGACCACTTCCGTGGCCACGGTCCCGTTTTTGGGTAACGGGGACACTATAACCGGTGCGTTGTCATTCTGGTCCAAAACAAAGACGTTGACAGTGACGTTGTTGCTGAGCGGAGGAAAACCAGCATCCTGGGCCTGCACCAGGATCTGGAAGTTTCTCAATTGTTCATAATCAAAGGAGCGTAGCGCGTAGATATTTCCATTGTCAGAGTTGATGGAGACGTAAGTGGACACGGGCATGCCCTGAATCTGACCCTCCAGAATAGAGTAGGACAGATAAGCGTTCTGATTGGAATCGGGGTCGAAAGCTGTGACTGAGCAAATGGAAGCGCCCGGGGCATTATTCTCGgtcacatatactgtatatgatgGCTGGGCGAAGCGCGGGGGGTTATCGTTGATATCAGACACTTGAACGAGGATGGTTTTCCTAGTCGAAAGCGACGGGGAACCCAAGTCTCGAGCAGTGAGAGTTATGTTGTACTCGGACACAGCCTCTCTGTCTAGAAATTCGCTCGTCACCAGTGTGTAATAATTTTTAAATGACGAGTGGAGCTGAAATGGGACATTGTTAGGGATCTGGCAGTCCACATTCCCGTTTTCTCCCGAGTCCCGGTCCATAACACTGATAACGGCTATGACCGTCCCCGGTGGTGCGTCCTCCTGGACGGGTGTAGACACAGAGGTGAGGATGACTTCTGGTGCGTTGTCATTCACGTCTACGATATCCACCAATACTTTACTGTGCACCGCCACGGCAGAAGGACCCCTGTCCTTAGCTTGCACATACAGCTCATACACACTGGCTTTCTCATAGTCCACCACCCCCTTCACACGGATCTCACCCGTGTATGGATCCACGCTGAACAGCTCTCGCACCTTCAGAGGAGCGTGCCCACTAAACGCATAGGATACCTCTCCGTTCGAGCCCTCGTCCACGTCCGTGGCGTTAAGTTTCAGCACGAGCGTCCCTCTCGGTGCGTTTTCCACGAGACTCGCTCGGTAAACGGGTCGGTCGAAAACGGGCACGTTATCATTGGCATCCAGCACTGTTATAGTTATGATCGCAGTGCCTGAGCGCTGTGGTGACCCACCGTCCACTGCAGTGAGCACCATCTCGTGCGTCTTCCGCTGTTCCCGGTCCAGCGGGGTCTCCAGCACGAGCTCCGCGAACTTACTCCCGTCATTACGCGTCTGAATGTTCAGCACGAAGTGTTCGTTTGAGCCAAGCTGGTAAGAGCGGAGCGAGTTGGTACCCACGTCTTGGTCCTGAGCACTCTCTAATGGGAAGCGGGATCCTGGCGCCGCTGACTCGGTAATATCAAGATTAAATTCGCTCCAAGGGAAGTTCGGAGAATTATCGTTGACGTCCAAAATCTCAACTTCCACTCGATACAGTTCTAATGGATTTTCAATAACAACTTGTAAGTGTAAAAAACAAGATGGACTCTGTTCACATAGCTCCTCCCGATCAATTTTTTCGTTTACAAACAGAATGCCGTTTTCCAAGTTTACCTCTAAGTATTGTTTCTTGGCACCAGAAACTATACGAAACCGACGGGCAGACAGCTTGGCCACATCCAAGCCTAAGTCCTCGGCGATGTTACCAACGAAAGCCCCGTGCTCTAGCTCCTCTGGGATGGAGTACCGAATTTGAGCGAGAACCAAGTCCACCACACAAGCGCACACCAGCAAACACACCACCAGCCCGGTCAGGGGTGTCCATCGGGTCCTCGCGAACCTATTTTCCATCTCAGAGGCGCTTAAAGAATACCTCAGCAGAGATAACAGGGAGGCAAGAGCTTACCTCTCACTGACATCATAACAGGATTTACGGGATTTGATTGACTTTAAAGATTGGACTATTCGTATAGGCACAAAAAAGTTCCAAGCAGATGTTTCCTATGAAATGCTGTGTAGGTGTCCTTTTTGCAAAACCGATtcgcaacaaaacaaaacaaaaatggctTAACTTAGCAAAAGAGGGCAAAgcgtatctctctctgtgttgtgcTCCCTGCGCGTAGAACCAGTTGTGTGTGAGCGCGGGAGGCTCGCTCTTTGATTTTCCAGTGTATAAGACATCGAGAAGAgctggtggggaggggtgtgCGTGCAGGCGGAGAAACGGTGGGGGGCGTATTGGAGGACAGCGACATGAGAGCAGCGACTCTAATTACTATCCCACAGTTAACCCCTACATTGCGTTCAGCTCCCTTAAATACGATTGAAGAGCCGCGAAAGCGTAACTTTCCGTCAACACATCGGGGACAGATTTGGATTGGGGCTAAATTGCTTTTCATCGAGGGTGTCGTTTTCTAGTAGGTTTCTTTTTGTGGTGAGCGCGCGTTTAGGATGGATTATCTTGGTGCGCACAGCCCTACACGGAGCATCTGTATTGTGGTTTGACCCACACTGAAATACAAAGAAACAAAAAGGTTTTCCACCatggaaaacaacatttaaCTAGGCCTACTTTGTTCGAATATGATTAGATGTGACTCATAACACATTTATAGTTTAATCTACAAACAGAATCCTCGATGGGTCATTTAATTTTAATAGACATTTCTGAGTTTGGCTTGGGGTATGAATGTGATGACAGAGATGGTCATTCGGCTGGTATCCTCTTCCAAATACGTAGGATAGGCTATTACACAGTTTAAGTCGTGTAAGTAGACCTGAACACATATCAACACAATCAACATAATAGCTCAATGTAATGCAGCCATAATCACACTTCATTTTAATCTATCACAAGGCTATTTGGATTATATGAGGTCAAATGGTGGTAAATAATTTGTAGACATAATTTTGAGAGTTTTATGAATCCGAGAATGACAAATGGGGTGTTCGCCACGACTAAACCCTTGACCAAGTATAATTTGAACAGATGTAAATACCACCGAATAACTTTATAAGATTATGAAGCGTCTGTCATTGCTTTGATAAAATAAAGAGGACAGGCCATGTCTCAAGAGAACTGCTTGCCCACATCTAATCTTTCTCCCATTAATCCATGGATGCAGGCGTCACTCATACAGACATAGCGCGCAAAGGCTCCACAGGCGCGCTCCCCTTCACTTCTAACTCGAGTTGCATTCTAATGAAAAAGTGACACGATCCAAAGGAAAGTTTCCCCACACCACTCAAAACCAAGAGACGATCTTCCGCCCACCCCTGCCCAGAATACTACCATCTTCTATTCGAAAGAAAGTACaaataatacaataaaaataAGTCCTCAGGTTTAAATAACCAGAAAACACAATCTGCTCTCAGACTTAACCTCCAGCAGATGGTTAAGCTTCTCCAGAAATGATTACATTTCTGAAAAAAACACCAGTTCCATTGGTTTCCTCGTCTTTTTAATTAACGGAGTGAGGATTAGTGTGCAGCTATCCGGGATCAACCGTTCCCCAACAGAAGAATACAAATGTTTTGTGATAAATAATCCCAAAGCACTCTGTTGGATGTACCGACAGTCCCCCGGTGCCTGTTACATTAACATGCATTACACGGAGCATTAAGCTCGTTTCATCCGCCCCTTGCCTTACACCCTCCTTTGTCCGACAGCAGAGCACCATTACTTTCTCTAAACTCTTTGCATCATGATCACCAACGACCACCTGTCCATGACCCCATAACAACACTGAGGTCATGTGTCtttgtctgtgagtgagtgagtaagtgagtgagtgagtgagtgagtgagtgagtgattgataaagagacatggaggaggaagtTAAGAGAacgtgagagaaagacagagtgggAGACCATGAGGATCCTTTGTAAAAATGGCCCGCGAAAGCTTGCGAGGCCGGGGTTTTCAATTAAGGGTAGTTCAATTTCAATTAATTCAGTCAATAACATAAACATTCGAGAGTATTTCGTGCCTCTGAAGAATGTGAATGAAAATGAATCTGACCCCCATTTTTCGAACCTCTGGTAGCCACTGGAAGAATGATCGTACTTTGAATCCACATTTCATTCCTTATCCTTGAGCGCCATCTACCGGACATTTATATAATGTGGCTTACATTACATGAAACACAAGACGTCATCAGAAACATATTTTGTATACACGTAATTTAAGATGTATTTGGAGGTATTTAATTGGACCACTTTTTGCGTCTTGTAATAGGCTActtattgtgtgtctgtgtgtgtgtgacattaaACAACTCCccaaatataggcctatagtcGAGAAAAATATATGATGGGGCATGGGGGGCATGAGGGGATAGCCTACAGACCGTGCCTGCACAAGGGTGTCCTTATAGTAGATTTTTAACCTAGATTTCCATCAACTAAGGAGGATTCATGATTAAAGCACAATTAAGCGAAATACATTTGAGACATGTGACATAACAAGCTACATTTCCATGTCATTTCTTGTAAACACATCATATTCATTGGAGTTCATAACCACAATAGTACTTTTGCCTTACCACAATAAAAATATGACAACATCTCAAAACGTTAAATTACGGCCGGGGAAGTAACTAAGGCTTGAAGGGGTTTCAGTTTTGGAAGAAAAAAGTAAGAACAAGCTAGCGCGATAAAAGCCGGAAACAGAATGAACCTTTGTTTTTTTCTCACATGTGCTAAAACTTCAGATATTTAAAGATCAAAATCATTTttgaacaaaaataaaaacggTAGACAGCGCCCGTGGTTCCGAACCATGGTCCGCGAACCTTGGAAGAAAGTCATTCGCTTGAATAGAtgtaaccactgagctaaactACCGCGATAGCATTCGGTCTTTTAGAACATTTAGTACCTGTCGTAACCACAGAGTACAGGTTATGGTAGTGGTAACCCATTAGTTCTGACATCGTCAACAGACAATTTACCTTTTAATTTTGCTTTTATCCTggcgttttactctcttttattACTAAGAGTTCTGCCCTGACCACCTTGTTTGTTAAAAAAATGTTGAAATGTCATAATATAGCCCACTATATTTATTGAAGTCTGAGATGATTTATTATTGGTTAAAATAGGCTACCAGGGATTATCAAGAAAGGCAGGATCACGTAATTCGAATTGACCTGTTGTTAAACTTCACATTTAATGATAGTAGTTTTAATTTTCTGAGGATAGAATGGTAGTTTTGTTCCTTATCCTAGAGTGCCTCCTACCGGACACTGGGGTAGCCTACAATAGACACAAGACATGAAAAGACAAACATTGACTATTTAAAAGCGTGGGCTATTACAAAATGAGAGTATATTTTGGGGGAATGTGCACTTTTCAGAATACATTACATCTTATCAAACCTCAAAGATCTAAAAGATTATAGTTAAATTTCTCAAAACGCTAGACAGTGCCCGCGGTTCGAACCAACGTCCCGCGAAACGTCAGTGTTGTAGCATAAGACACATGAGTTGGAAGTAACCGCTGAGCTAAACTAGCGCAACAATCCTTTGctcaaaaaaagtttaaaaagttTTTGTCTGTACCTACGTCATAGAGGTGTAATGGAGATTTAATTGCCAACGAGGACATTATTTTGTAAGATATCAGCTTCATCTAAAAAACAAAAATCAGTTTCAATGTATTGCATATAGGCTCTCTTAAATTATGTTTTTTCGTTGTAATTGAAACTGAACAGTCagaaaataaaagacttgagggATGTGAGTGAGCCAAGTGGTCAATTGTTTGGCTAATACCACAattagacacaacacaacagcTGTTATAAATAAGTAGCCAAGTTTGTGATTAAAAACCCGTTCACATCTGTGCCAAAACTGCTTGACAAATACGGAAAAGACGAGTATGGAGCAGGGAGGTGTGCCTCTATTAATATTCCACTAGGgggaaacaaatacaaatacatttcgAGGTGGGCAGTGTTTACTGGTTTCAATGGGTTTACAAGAGTGAGTGACTGAGTAAAATGAATGTCCGTTCCCTATCGTCCTTACACCCTAGCTGAAGTAGATACTATAAATATATGAATGCAACTAAACACATCCCATctaatgcatgcatgtgtgtgtgctcgcacttgcatatgtgtgtgtgtgtggccaggcaTGTGCATGCATGACCCCTTTGGGAAGATAACTTTTGATTGCTGCAGCAGAtgtgaaagggagaaagagaaagacagggattgaagagaaaaggaggagataGACAgcggaagagagaaagagtgtgcgAGAGAAAGGCACACAGACAAAGGGAAATACAACAAGACACAATGGAGGAGATTAATAAGCTAAGGAGAGagtaaggaggaggaagaaaggaaggagggagagagagagaaagaggagaagataaaggagagagacactTCCTTAACCGTCAAGTGCATCTTCTCGTGTCCAGTGCCCTCAGGTCTCGATGTCATCACCTCATCCATCACTAGTTGAGGACAGACGGATTCAAACAGAgatgaggggaaaggaggaCGGACAGAGGAGGGGTGTCACTGGAGAGACCGatccataaaaataaaaaaacaagtgtGGAAGAATATGAAAGAGAGCAAGGAGACAAAGCCGAAAGGTGGAGAGATGTGAAGGTatagggaggcagagggagagggagagggagagagagagagagagagagagagagagagagagagagagagagagagagagagagagagagagagagagagagagaaagaaagaaagaaagaaagagagagagaatggagagttTCTTCCACATGCTCCTCAGCTGTGTAAACTGAAGTTCTGCTCTGCGTCTCGGATTCCCCCCAAAAAGGGGGATATTTATAGGAGGCTGGCACTGGCGGCCCACGGACTCTTGCACTGCAACACCccctaatattattattattactttaTACGCGCAAAAATGGAAAATGTCAGCAACCTGAGAGGCctggagagacagtgtgtatGCACACGTATGTCTgtcagagtgagtgtgtgtgtgtgtgtgcgtgcttgtgtgttcgTGAGAAAGTGTGTTGGGAAGAGAATGAGTATGAGTATTTatatgagaggggagagggaaagaagagagggggtgagagaacaGATGcagagaaaataaagaaaaggggacagagagaaagaacagaggaACGGAGCGAAGTTGGCACGTATCGAGGGGTGTAACCTGATCCACTGAACTTATTAGAGCTGTCaaggaacgagggagagagagaaaagagagggaaggagtgaaagaggggtggagtggtggcagacagacacagacatgagcacatattccagctCCAGATTATAAGATTCCCGCAAGTTACACAGACGTGtcgaaacagagagagagagcacacacacacacacacaaaggcagagCCTAACAGGacctcacacacatatatgcacacataaacatatACACATTCAAATCAAACCCACATCCACCTGGCAACAGATGGGGACACATGCAGATGCACAAACATCCCAATAGACATAACACATACATaagtatacacacgcacacacatacacacacactgggaggaAAGGAAATACCAGAGAGAACAGGTGGGGGCAGTGATAGAGATCTATCAGGAGCTCTTTGATCTTCCCCATTCCAGTCGCTGCTGTCACAGACAAAGAAATATAGATTAGCTCCTACGTGTcaatatatattcatgtgtaTATCCTGTAAATTACTGTATACTTCAGAAGTGAAAAGAAGCAAGAAGCCAGTTTCCAAAATTGTCAGGAAAAATGGACAGTTAAGTTTGTATTTAAACTCCCAATTTCCATCATTACTCACAGTACCTGTTTGAAACCTGACAGTCCAGCATCCAGTCTGGGTGCATGAGGGGAAGGACAGCCATGGAAGCCTTCAAACTCAGGCCTCAAGTGAGCTAACACAGTTTCACAAGCCTCATGTGAGATGACATAGACACAAGACACTCTATAACCCTCTTTCTTATTATCTTGTTATGGTAGATGGGCAATGATCATATCGGcaacattcagtggtatttgtTAACGACATGCTTTGTCCTGAAGGTGGCAGTATTGAGAAGAGCTTCAGGCATTTCACCCCCTACCAGGAGTGTCATTGGTAACTTAACCAGTATGATACAGTTATATTCCGTTCCAGTGAAACTTCTTAACTGTAGTCATTATCCTCATTGTTGTCCCAACCACCTTTTCTCTTCCTCATAGAATCCAGACACTGCTCCATCCTCCCACTGAGACCAGTCAGATACAGTAAGAAAGGAAGAGTAGAGGAGAAGAGACAAGGAAAGGATAGAAGACAGACTGGGGGGGACTGACCCAATGTTCTAATCTGGCTCACACTTGTGTCCACCGAGGACAGAGACCAAAgctcagaatgtgtgtgtgtgtgtgcgtgtgcgtctgtgtgtgtgtgtcctcagggtGACCTTAACGTTAGGGCACATTACAGCAAATCACTCAGTAGCATGTCACATCACAGGAAAGTCTAAGAATCTCCCTAGTATCAGCCAACATTGTGATGTGTAAATGAGACCNNNNNNNNNNNNNNNNNNNNNNNNNNNNNNNNNNNNNNNNNNNNNNNNNNNNNNNNNNNNNNNNNNNNNNNNNNNNNNNNNNNNNNNNNNNNNNNNNNNNCGCAGAGAAtcaatggagggagggagggagggaaaaaaggagGGAGGCGGTGAAGCCCTTGCGTTCGCCTCGTCTTCCTCTGTGTGGTTTGAACCGGGTTCACGTTACTGCCTCGGCCCATTCACACAACCAAGTTTCCCTTCCTTGGCGACCCCTGCTCTCCAGACCACGGTTCCCATGGCCTGTGGAGCGTATCTTCTGCTGAAAAACGCTCCTCAAAAGACAAGACAGGCTGCCCAAAGCCACCATCAGGCTCAGACACCGAAgcattgtgagagagaaaagaaaagaggagaagagggaggtgtAGAATGAGAttgttgggggggtgggtgaaGGTATAAACATGtagcaagggagggagagataggagagtgggagagagaaacacaaatagagAAAAAGGGGTATTGATTTCCTCTGACCCCTTTGTTGACTAAGGTCGTGTAGGAACCATTTTAGGGATTTATTTTTAAAAAGGCAAAGATGCTCTGTAAAGATATGGACTCAGTAAAAGACAATTGGCTGGGGGGGTGTgatgggtgggaggggggggggggctaatgttATACACTCAACCGGATTCTGGAAGAAATCACgagattgcacacacacacacacatataaacacacccaCTCCTTTCAAACAACAGTCTCACAGACAGTCCAAATGTAGTCTCTCCGGCTTGCCAGTAGGTCTACCTCCTAGGCCTGGTCCGCTCCCTatttcttttttatgagctCCATTTGTGGTCAGCAGTCTCTAATAACCGTCTGTCCAACCAGGCTTATCTGACAACcatctgctcacacacactttctacaTCTGTCGGTGATTTATACGACCGTTTAATGTCGACCATgatttctctctcctccgtccttCTCCAGATCCTCCGCTTGTCTGTCAGTCACTTTTTTACCTTCTTTGGATAGTCTGAATCTGGGGTTGGTTGGCGGCCCGTTTGTCTGTACGTGgctcaaacgttttttttttcaattgaaCAAAGTCAAATGTAATCCCAATTTTTGGGGGGATGGCTAAAAGAACATCTCAAAATCTAAAAGTGTTGATTTTAGAATAGGGCGGGGCCATGGATATACATGGACATACAATCTCTATATACTTTTGTCTGTTTTTATGAATCTAacatctgtctgtccttctgtctgtcccttcaCAAGCCCAGCTCGTAGTGGAGGTAGACACCTTTGGTAGCCAGGTGAGAATCCGCGGCAAGGAGACCAACTATTACCTGTGCATGAACCGCCGTGGCAAGCTTGTTGGAAAGGTGAGACATTTGGAAAGCCTGTGTGATCTCCTAGTCTGCAGCCTCTTGTTTAAGAGGACATCAAAAGTATATTGATGCTTGAATGAAATTCAAATAAGAAGGTTGTCTTGATGTCTAGAGCATCTTTGTTTCAGAGAACATCCTCCAAGCATCTTGATGTTCAGCAATAGGCTACTAACAACTTGGTTGGAACTCATTCCACAGATTGCTGATCAGACTCTATTTTCTTATCtttttgaatgtgtgtttgtgtgcgtgcacatCTATCCACTCTCTCAGAAGGCCAGTAATCGTAGTGCCGACTGCGTGTTCGTAGAGAAGGTTTTGGAGAACCACTACACAGCGCTGATGTCAGCGCGCTACGCCGGCTGGTACGTGGGTTTCACCAAGAGGGGGCGCCCTCGTCGAGGCCCGCATACCCTGCCCAACCAGCAGGACGTCCATTTCATGAAGCGCTTCCCTCCGGGAGAACAGCCTGACCTCACGCCTTTCCGCTTCACAACCGTCAGCAAGAGGAGCAAGAGGGTCCGAGCCACTGGTCCTCGCTAGCTAGTGACTAACCTAGCTAGCGGCCACACTGCCCTACCTAACAATTGATAACTGCTAATCGCTAAGCTAATGGACCAGGGCTACGCCTAGTCTTCTTCCACCGGTGCCCCACCTGACGCTTGCCTCTACTGGGACAACAGTGACGTGCCTGTTAGTTGCCATTCCTGCTTTTCCTCCAGACCTCAATTACTTCTATTGGACCCTGTCCATCACCAACAGCATCTTGACCAGCCTGGCTGACTCCCTTGCACAGCCCAGAGACACTGACAAGGCCCCTGAAGGGTAGCTAAATTTAGGCCCAGGGACTTTTTTCCCCAGACCCACAAACTTGAGATGCTCTCTGTCTGAGAATATGTTGGGGTGATAGTCCCCCAAGGCATAACGAGGCCTGTGGGACAGCAGCAAGAGGGGGCAGGTGGATGAAAAGAGTCTAAGACTAGATGGAGGACAAACAGGATGTGCATGAAGGACACAGGAAGTCAATATGAGTGTAAGAAATTAGTGGACTAATTTGACTCTCTTATAACTCTGTCTCACTCCTTTTCTGAGGACagattaatgaatgaatgaatgcataaATGAACGGATTGGGTGGATGGATGaattgtttgcgtgtgtgtgtgtttgtttgtttgtttgtttaatgcaCCAAAGATAATTTGTGAAACTGTTTGGAGAGACTTGGGAGTGGGAGTATGCATGCCCCTTTTACTAAGCCCCTGACACCTCCACTGAAGAGATAGAAGCTGTACAAACTGGAATGTATAAACCAAGCTgcaccaaaacaaacacacctaaTCTACAACCGACCAAAGACAATTGGAGATCAACGACAGGACACCTACACAAGTCCCACCCCCAGAACACGAAACCCTCTGCTTATAGGTCCAGAGGGTGATTGACGAGCGGGCGTGGGGGCAGGGTGCTTTCTCTTCATACTAGCGTTGCTATAGAAACGACCCAGGGGATGATGCTCCCATGCGAAACCATGGATACAGAATGCTGCTAACAAGACATTCAGTGGAACCAAAGTCTCATgatacacaaaaaaaatattaaaggGAACAATTTATTAAAAGCTATATATATAAAGATGACAAAAACTCCAAATAAGCGATCTTACTATGATTGTTACTataattgttgttattattataaaatTATTTCACTTATTTATTTCAGCTCTGTGTGCAGCAGTCTTTCTAACATCAGTAAACCgtacagaaatgtgtgtgtgtgtcagatggctTCTCTACAGTGCAACTAGATCTGGTCTAAACTCACAGCCACAGTTCAGGGTTGAAGGGTTGGCCCGGGGTCCAAGCAAGCTGAGCTTTTGCAGCTGGGGTAAGTTTTAGCAGTCAGGTTTAGTCACCTCAGTCAGGCTGAGGTGAATGATCACATTTAATTGCAACCCTGTTTGTGagttggacccccccccccccccccccccccccccccccccccccccccgttccctAGAGCCCAATGAACCCCTGGTTTAATCCTCACTGGTATAATCATCGTCATCACATCCTTTAAATGAATGTCTAGTTGTTTGGGTTTAGGACTATGCCACTCACCACTTATTACAAATGACTGAAAGGCTTCAAGGTGTATAACATACTGGATCCTAAACTGATCGGAACCACAGGGCCAGTAGTTGTCCCCTCAGTGGACTCTTTCATGACTTCATTACATAGGGCCTAACgaagaatgcgtgtgtgtggacggATGGACGTAACTTGGGGTGCAACAGCACATCTCTTACACCACACTCCTACATCCCTCCCCccatataaacacacatgccCCTTTTGCCTTCTACACATACACTGTCCTGGCTGAAGGCCATAGAGGGGGATGCCGCTGCCAAATGACCCAATCACGTCTGCAGACAcaaacagctgactcagggggGAAAAAGGGCCCAACCCGAGGATTCCGATTCAGAGGAATCTgaactgggagggggggggttctggaacGTTGCAGCAGTTCCATTCGGAATGATGGAAATATTCCACGGAGCCAAACCCAGAGTGGAAGGTGTATGGTAATCATGTCAGGGAAGGAATGCCAAATATGTGCGTGAGAACGGAGCGGTGACCTGAGAGCTGCAGGAATTATGGACCAAAATCCCACAGACCCAaaggaagcacacacacccatactcaCAAGCAAGGggggactacacacacacacacacacacacacaaacccattcTCACAACCAAGGGGGAACCACACACTAGATTTACTCTACACCACAAACGCACACCTATACCGTTCCAATTACTCACATTGACTCTACTATATAAACCACACAGTATCCAACTATTCTGAAAGACCGTAGCCACACGTAACTCATATTCCAACATCAGCC
Encoded here:
- the si:ch73-233f7.1 gene encoding protocadherin beta-16 isoform X1, encoding MENRFARTRWTPLTGLVVCLLVCACVVDLVLAQIRYSIPEELEHGAFVGNIAEDLGLDVAKLSARRFRIVSGAKKQYLEVNLENGILFVNEKIDREELCEQSPSCFLHLQVVIENPLELYRVEVEILDVNDNSPNFPWSEFNLDITESAAPGSRFPLESAQDQDVGTNSLRSYQLGSNEHFVLNIQTRNDGSKFAELVLETPLDREQRKTHEMVLTAVDGGSPQRSGTAIITITVLDANDNVPVFDRPVYRASLVENAPRGTLVLKLNATDVDEGSNGEVSYAFSGHAPLKVRELFSVDPYTGEIRVKGVVDYEKASVYELYVQAKDRGPSAVAVHSKVLVDIVDVNDNAPEVILTSVSTPVQEDAPPGTVIAVISVMDRDSGENGNVDCQIPNNVPFQLHSSFKNYYTLVTSEFLDREAVSEYNITLTARDLGSPSLSTRKTILVQVSDINDNPPRFAQPSYTVYVTENNAPGASICSVTAFDPDSNQNAYLSYSILEGQIQGMPVSTYVSINSDNGNIYALRSFDYEQLRNFQILVQAQDAGFPPLSNNVTVNVFVLDQNDNAPVIVSPLPKNGTVATEVVPRSVDAGYLVAKITALDADAGQNSRLSYQVLQATDPGLFSVALYTGEIRTIRRLVDKDAMRQRLVILVKDNGQPPLSATVSILLSVVDSVPESLSDFGDLTLSPQPPSNLALYLIVSLSTISLIFLVAIIVLAAVKCYKDRETISGYNLPPFACCCCGGFQPEPPPEVFKKSNLNLQISSGTKVPTNCMEVNGNSTLSQAYCYKVCLTPESAKSDFMFLKPCSPGSTPRNNEAKGADNLAWSAQNRSASVNNGATTPNELKQANTDWTLTKNQNSSLKSYNSINMDGTLMRKAMHADPDNYITPMATGQYWTWGTHMRDYKMSPSAGAATAVPPRSWTPRCTPPPQQQQPSLPPAHPSLPPPNPHPHPHPHPPPDYQHNVYIPGTPSALCTLRPAVHRSELDVHNAFSTFGKRRRLQMSNYEPQGETAVINNDLYND
- the si:ch73-233f7.1 gene encoding protocadherin-10 isoform X2, with the translated sequence MENRFARTRWTPLTGLVVCLLVCACVVDLVLAQIRYSIPEELEHGAFVGNIAEDLGLDVAKLSARRFRIVSGAKKQYLEVNLENGILFVNEKIDREELCEQSPSCFLHLQVVIENPLELYRVEVEILDVNDNSPNFPWSEFNLDITESAAPGSRFPLESAQDQDVGTNSLRSYQLGSNEHFVLNIQTRNDGSKFAELVLETPLDREQRKTHEMVLTAVDGGSPQRSGTAIITITVLDANDNVPVFDRPVYRASLVENAPRGTLVLKLNATDVDEGSNGEVSYAFSGHAPLKVRELFSVDPYTGEIRVKGVVDYEKASVYELYVQAKDRGPSAVAVHSKVLVDIVDVNDNAPEVILTSVSTPVQEDAPPGTVIAVISVMDRDSGENGNVDCQIPNNVPFQLHSSFKNYYTLVTSEFLDREAVSEYNITLTARDLGSPSLSTRKTILVQVSDINDNPPRFAQPSYTVYVTENNAPGASICSVTAFDPDSNQNAYLSYSILEGQIQGMPVSTYVSINSDNGNIYALRSFDYEQLRNFQILVQAQDAGFPPLSNNVTVNVFVLDQNDNAPVIVSPLPKNGTVATEVVPRSVDAGYLVAKITALDADAGQNSRLSYQVLQATDPGLFSVALYTGEIRTIRRLVDKDAMRQRLVILVKDNGQPPLSATVSILLSVVDSVPESLSDFGDLTLSPQPPSNLALYLIVSLSTISLIFLVAIIVLAAVKCYKDRETISGYNLPPFACCCCGGFQPEPPPEVFKKSNLNLQISSGTKVPTNCMEVNGNSTLSQAYCYKVCLTPESAKSDFMFLKPCSPGSTPRNNEAKGADNLAWSAQNRSASVNNGATTPNELKQANTDWTLTKNQNSSLKSYNSINMDGTLMRKAMHADPDNYITPMATGQYWTWGTHMRGKEDYKMSPSAGAATAVPPRSWTPRCTPPPQQQQPSLPPAHPSLPPPNPHPHPHPHPPPDYQHNVYIPGTPSALCTLRPAVHRSELDVHNAFSTFGKRRRLQMSNYEPQGETAVINNDLYND